One Mugil cephalus isolate CIBA_MC_2020 chromosome 8, CIBA_Mcephalus_1.1, whole genome shotgun sequence genomic window carries:
- the LOC125012418 gene encoding phospholipid-transporting ATPase ID-like has protein sequence MSFFGLDCVRKKERELERKLRANDREYNLSFKYATNAIKTSKYNFFTFLPLNLFEQFQRIANAYFLFLLVLQVIPQISSLSWFTTVVPLVLVLSVTAAKDATDDINRHRSDNQVNNRKVEVLIDRKLRNEKWMDVQVGDIIKLENNQFVTADLLLLSSSEPLNLVYIETAELDGETNLKVRQALPVTGDLGDDIEKLSDFNGEVRCEPPNNRLDRFKGTLTVAGQKYSLDNEKILLRGCTLRNTEWCFGVVLFAGPETKLMQNCGKTTFKRTSIDRLMNVLVLCIFGFLAFMCTILAIGNYLWEKNEGSDFHVFLPRLDDSEAGFSAFLTFWSYVIILNTVVPISLYVSVEFIRLGNSFYIDWDRKMYYARNDTPAEARTTTLNEELGQIKYIFSDKTGTLTQNIMIFNKCSINGKSYGDVYDYSGQRLETTEYSDRVDFSFNPLADPRFVFHDHSLVEAVKLENPEVHSFFRLLALCHTVMAEEKTEGELFYQAQSPDEGALVTAARNFGFVFRSRTPDSITIVEMGKQRSFELLAILDFNNVRKRMSVIVRSPEGKLCLLCKGADTIIYERLHQSCSKMMDVTTEHLNEFAGEGLRTLALAYKDLDEEYFDQWRQRHHEASTALDDRESRLDQLYEEIEKDLLLLGATAIEDKLQDGVPQTIEQLSKADIKIWVLTGDKQETAENIGYSCNLLREEMSDVFIVSGNSLDDVRQELRNARSSMKPEAAESSVFLPERILSKRVRAIPDDVVDGEYGLVINGHSLAYALERSMELDFLRTACMCKSVICCRVTPLQKAQVVELVKKYKQVVTLAIGDGANDVSMIKAAHIGVGISGQEGMQAVLSSDYSFAQFRFLQRLLLVHGRWSYLRMCKFLRYFFYKNFTFTFVHFWFAFFCGFSAQTVYDEWFITLYNLMYTALPVLGMSLFDQDVNDAWSFQHPQLYVPGQLNLYFSKKSFFKCALHSCYSSLVLFFIPYAAMRDTVRDDGKDVADYQSFALLTQTCLLFAVSIQLGFEMSYWTAVNTFFVLGSLAMYFVVTFTMYSNGLFLALPSAFPFIGTARNSLNQPNIWLTIVLTSILCVLPVVTYRFLFIQLCPTINDKVMFKVRQAKATLPPPSRRARIRRTSSRRSGYAFSHAQGYGDLVTSGRFLRRPAVSRASGFPHAGRSTTSFSPMGRSAGYSPTGRPQSAKAPDVEVTSLQMYRTFEDPARRS, from the exons acaaACGCCATCAAGACCTCCAAGTACAACTTCTTCACCTTCCTACCTCTCAACCTCTTCGAGCAGTTCCAGAGGATCGCGAACGcctacttcctgttcctgctcgTGCTCCAG GTGATTCCtcagatctcctctctgtcctggtTCACCACCGTTGTGCCTCTGGTCCTCGTGCTGTCAGTCACTGCTGCCAAGGATGCGACAGATGACATC AATCGCCACAGGAGTGACAATCAAGTGAACAACAGAAAGGTTGAAGTCCTTATTGACAGAAA ACTGCGGAACGAGAAATGGATGGACGTCCAGGTAGGAGACATCATCAAGCTGGAGAACAACCAGTTTGTCACG GCCGACCTCTTGTTGCTCTCCAGCAGCGAACCACTCAACCTCGTCTACATAGAGACAGCAGAGCTGGACGG AGAGACGAACCTGAAGGTGAGACAGGCCCTGCCCGTGACAGGAGACCTGGGAGATGACATTGAGAAACTGTCAGACTTTAATG gCGAGGTGCGCTGCGAACCTCCCAACAACCGCCTGGACCGCTTCAAAGGAACGCTGACTGTCGCCGGGCAGAAGTATTCGCTGGACAACGAGAAAATCCTGCTGCGAGGCTGCACCCTGAGGAACACCGAGTGGTGCTTCGGGGTGGTGCTGTTCGCAG gTCCAGAGACAAAACTGATGCAAAACTGTGGGAAGACGACGTTTAAGAGGACCAGTATCGACCGTCTGATGAACGTCCTCGTCCTCTGT ATCTTTGGTTTCCTTGCCTTCATGTGCACCATCCTTGCCATAGGAAACTACTTGTGGGAAAAGAACGAGGGCTCAGATTTCCACGTCTTCCTGCCGAGGCTCGATGACAGCGAGGCCGGTTTCTCCGCCTTTCTCACTTTCTGGTCTTACGTCATCATCCTCAACACCGTGGTGCCCATATCTCTCTACGTCAG CGTGGAGTTCATCCGGCTGGGAAACAGCTTCTACATCGACTGGGACAGGAAGATGTACTACGCCCGGAACGACACCCCCGCCGAGGCTCGCACCACCACGCTGAACGAGGAGCTCGGACAAATCAAGTACATCTTCAGCGACAAAACGGGAACGCTCACGCAGAACATCATGATCTTCAACAAGTGCTCCATCAACGGCAAATCCTACG gtgATGTGTATGATTACAGCGGCCAAAGACTAGAAACTACtgag TACTCAGACAGGGTGGATTTCTCCTTCAACCCGCTGGCTGACCCCCGCTTCGTATTCCACGACCACTCCCTGGTGGAGGCGGTGAAGCTGGAGAACCCCGAGGTCCACTCCTTCTTCAGGCTGCTGGCGCTCTGCCACACCGTCATGGCcgaggaaaagacagaag GTGAGCTTTTCTACCAGGCCCAGTCTCCAGACGAGGGGGCGCTGGTGACGGCCGCCAGGAACTTTGGGTTTGTCTTCCGGTCGCGCACACCAGACAGCATCACCATCGTGGAAATGGGGAAGCAGCGCAGCTTCGAACTCCTGGCCATCCTGGACTTCAACAACGTCCGCAAGAGGATGTCCGTCATAG tgCGAAGCCCAGAAGGGAAGCTGTGTCTCCTCTGTAAAGGTGCAGACACCATCATCTACGAGAGGCTGCATCAGTCCTGCAGCAAGATGATGGACGTCACCACAGAGCACCTCAAT GAGTTTGCAGGCGAGGGTCTGCGGACTCTGGCGCTCGCCTACAAGGATCTGGACGAGGAGTACTTCGACCAGTGGAGGCAGCGCCACCATGAGGCCAGCACTGCGCTGGACGACAGAGAGAGCAGACTGGACCAGCTGTACGAGGAGATAGAGAAGGATCTCCTG CTGCTCGGAGCGACGGCCATCGAAGACAAGTTACAAGACGGAGTACCTCAGACTATCGAGCAGCTGTCGAAAGCCGACATCAAGATCTGGGTTCTGACCGGAGACAAGCAAG AAACGGCAGAAAACATCGGTTACTCGTGCAACCTGCTGCGGGAGGAGATGAGTGACGTCTTCATCGTCTCCGGGAACTCGCTGGACGACGTCAGACAGGAACTGAG AAACGCACGGAGCTCCATGAAACCAGAGGCAGCAGagagttctgtgtttttaccgGAGAGGATTCTGAGCAAACGCGTGAGAGCGATTCCAGACGACGTGGTCGACGGAGAGTACGGCCTGGTCATCAACGGACACAGTCTG GCGTACGCCCTGGAGCGCAGCATGGAACTGGATTTCCTGAGGACAGCGTGCATGTGTAAGTCGGTGATCTGCTGCCGCGTGACTCCTCTGCAGAAGGCTCAGGTGGTCGAGCTGGTCAAGAAGTACAAGCAGGTGGTGACTCTGGCCATAGGAGACGGAGCCAACGATGTCAGCATGATCAAAG CGGCTCACATCGGCGTGGGCATCTCCGGCCAGGAGGGCATGCAGGCCGTGCTGTCCAGCGACTACTCCTTCGCCCAGTTCCGCTTCctgcagcgcctcctgctggtgCACGGCCGCTGGTCCTACCTGCGCATGTGCAAGTTCCTGCGCTACTTCTTCTACAAGaacttcaccttcaccttcgTGCACTTCTGGTTCGCCTTCTTCTGCGGATTCTCGGCGCAG ACCGTGTACGACGAGTGGTTCATCACGCTCTACAATCTCATGTACACAGCTCTGCCCGTGCTGGGAATGAGTCTGTTCGATCAG GACGTGAACGACGCGTGGAGTTTCCAGCATCCTCAGCTCTACGTCCCCGGTCAACTCAACCTGTACTTCAGCAAGAAGTCCTTCTTCAAGTGCGCCCTGCACAGCTGCTACAGCTCCTTGGTCCTCTTCTTCATCCCCTACGCTGCCATGAGGGACACGGTGAGGGACGACGGGAAGGACGTGGCCGACTACCAGTCCTTCGCCCTCCTCACTCAGACGTGTCTGCTGTTTGCCGTCAGCATCCAG TTGGGGTTCGAGATGTCTTACTGGACGGCGGTTAACACATTCTTTGTTTTGGGCAGCCTGGCCATGTACTTCGTTGTCACGTTCACCATGTACAGTAACGGCTTGTTCCTCGCGCTGCCCTCAGCCTTCCCCTTCATAG GAACAGCCCGAAACTCTCTGAACCAGCCCAACATCTGGCTGACCATCGTCCTCACCTCCATCCTGTGCGTCCTGCCCGTGGTTACCTACCGCTTCCTGTTCATTCAGCTCTGCCCCACCATCAATGACAAG GTGATGTTCAAGGTGAGACAGGCCAAAGCGACGCTTCCTCCCCCGTCCCGACGCGCCCGCATCCGCCGCACCAGCTCCCGCCGCTCCGGCTACGCCTTCTCTCACGCGCAGGGCTACGGGGACCTGGTGACGTCGGGGCGTTTCCTGCGGCGCCCGGCCGTGTCGCGGGCTTCGGGTTTCCCGCACGCCGGCCGCAGCACCACCAGCTTCAGCCCCATGGGCCGATCGGCCGGCTACAGCCCGACCGGGCGCCCCCAGAGCGCCAAGGCCCCGGACGTGGAGGTGACGTCGCTGCAGATGTACAGGACGTTCGAAGACCCCGCACGAAGATCCTGA